One Pleurocapsa sp. PCC 7327 DNA segment encodes these proteins:
- a CDS encoding IS4 family transposase — protein MTNRVRILQEKFRQSLGLPFENLLPSWEIQKVIDELKVKYRRRLFDPIVTLWTFLSQVLDVDKSCHNAVSRVIAYLANQRVEIPSSDTSAYCQARSRLPENLLEKLFGSTAQSLEEKVTTQYLWCARHVKVIDGASVSMPDTIENQKSYPQPSSQKLGCGFPIAKIGVRFSLATGAAIALVIDVLNTHALKLARKLYQFLKPNDILLGDRAFCAYADLVTLMNLKCDAVFRKHQSRQMSMRRGKLFGDCDKLVIWHKPKKCPNGLSEEEFLALPETLIVREISYYIFIPGFRTSSVSLITTLLDTETYPTLELVKLYDCRWDVEVNLKHLKTTLGMEVLRGKTPAMVGKELYVYLLAYNLLRTLMWESGTTYGVPPVRLSLQGTRHHLHNFIPQLLAASSAQLHQIYRTLLKVVVHKSVSDRPGRSEPRVRKRRPKAYPLMKQPRHQYAEQWQTA, from the coding sequence GTGACAAATCGTGTCAGAATTCTTCAAGAAAAATTTAGGCAGAGTCTGGGACTACCGTTTGAGAATTTATTGCCGTCATGGGAGATTCAAAAAGTTATCGATGAATTAAAAGTTAAATATCGTCGGCGATTATTTGACCCAATAGTAACTCTGTGGACTTTTCTCTCTCAGGTTTTAGATGTTGACAAAAGTTGCCACAATGCAGTGAGCCGAGTGATTGCTTATTTAGCTAATCAAAGAGTAGAAATTCCTAGCTCGGATACGAGTGCTTATTGTCAAGCACGGTCTAGATTACCAGAAAATCTCTTAGAAAAACTTTTTGGTTCTACGGCACAAAGTTTAGAAGAAAAAGTGACAACCCAATATTTGTGGTGCGCTCGCCATGTAAAAGTGATAGATGGAGCTAGCGTGTCGATGCCTGATACGATTGAAAATCAGAAATCTTACCCTCAACCGAGTAGTCAAAAACTAGGGTGTGGTTTTCCAATCGCGAAAATTGGTGTGAGATTTAGCCTCGCTACGGGTGCGGCTATTGCTTTAGTCATCGATGTTCTCAACACTCACGCTCTGAAATTAGCCAGAAAATTGTATCAATTTCTCAAGCCTAATGACATACTTTTAGGCGATCGCGCTTTTTGTGCCTATGCGGATTTGGTGACTCTAATGAACCTTAAGTGTGATGCAGTATTCCGTAAACATCAGTCCCGCCAGATGTCCATGCGTAGAGGAAAACTTTTTGGAGACTGTGACAAACTTGTAATTTGGCATAAACCTAAAAAATGCCCCAATGGATTAAGTGAAGAGGAATTTTTGGCTCTGCCTGAAACTTTGATTGTCCGAGAAATTTCTTACTACATTTTTATTCCTGGATTTCGGACTTCATCTGTTAGCTTAATCACAACTTTACTGGATACAGAAACTTATCCTACATTAGAACTTGTTAAACTTTACGATTGCCGATGGGATGTTGAAGTAAATTTAAAACATCTGAAAACTACTTTGGGCATGGAAGTTTTACGAGGTAAAACTCCCGCTATGGTAGGTAAAGAACTTTATGTTTATTTGCTTGCCTACAATTTGTTACGTACCTTAATGTGGGAATCTGGTACGACTTACGGTGTGCCACCAGTACGCTTATCATTACAAGGAACTCGTCATCACTTGCATAATTTTATTCCTCAATTATTAGCTGCTTCATCCGCACAACTTCATCAAATTTATCGGACTTTACTAAAAGTTGTTGTTCACAAGTCGGTGAGCGATCGCCCCGGCAGAAGTGAACCAAGAGTTCGTAAACGTCGCCCTAAAGCTTATCCTTTGATGAAGCAGCCTAGACATCAGTACGCCGAACAATGGCAAACTGCTTGA
- a CDS encoding HlyD family efflux transporter periplasmic adaptor subunit — protein MASLPKQLENGKRTERERPGENQASSSSPPTASPLSVLPSVRENEFLPSVSRWMTLGGLFMVATVGIALVLAGAIEYKVTVKARATIRPAGELRLVQAATEGLVKDIWVQENQPVKKGDVIVTLDDSRLQTQKSQLQSQNQQAILQLTQLNAQIRAIDTQIFAETNRANRAVASAQAELSRRQREYRDRQISTLTEVQEAQANFKSSQNEWQRARAELKSAEANLRSAEASLKVARKRRARYEKVARAGALSQDRLEEAQIAVAQQEQAVEIQKATIEAQKQTIEQRQQAVRASIARLQRAKTTLNPTQAEVAIASERVAQEKATGEAASAALRREREALLQQRIAIQKQLERDERQLEQIEIDLRNMTISATADGIVARLNLRNSGQTVRSGQEIVQLVPQNTPLAIKAAVSPSDISSVKVGQQVQMQVSACPYPDYGTLPGTVSKISPDTIKSSEVSGSNPATTVNQRTAFYRVMIEPKSLVLGKGKNKCTIQLGMEGRADIISREEPFLQFLLRKARLLVDV, from the coding sequence ATGGCTAGTTTACCTAAGCAATTAGAGAACGGGAAGAGGACGGAACGAGAAAGACCGGGAGAAAATCAAGCCTCTAGTTCCTCTCCTCCGACTGCTTCGCCGCTTTCTGTTTTGCCGTCAGTGAGAGAAAATGAATTTCTGCCATCGGTCAGTCGTTGGATGACCTTGGGAGGGCTTTTTATGGTCGCTACGGTGGGGATAGCCCTTGTCTTGGCTGGAGCGATCGAATACAAAGTTACCGTTAAAGCGCGGGCTACTATCCGTCCTGCTGGCGAATTGCGTTTGGTTCAAGCTGCCACCGAGGGATTGGTGAAGGACATTTGGGTGCAAGAGAATCAACCCGTCAAAAAAGGAGATGTCATTGTTACTCTGGATGATTCCCGCCTGCAAACTCAAAAAAGCCAATTGCAGAGTCAGAACCAACAAGCTATCTTACAACTGACTCAACTTAATGCCCAAATCCGAGCGATCGATACTCAGATTTTTGCAGAAACCAATCGAGCCAATCGTGCTGTAGCTTCTGCTCAAGCAGAACTAAGCCGCAGGCAGAGAGAGTATCGAGACCGGCAAATTAGCACTCTGACCGAAGTCCAAGAAGCTCAAGCCAACTTCAAATCGTCCCAGAATGAATGGCAAAGAGCGCGGGCGGAGTTAAAGTCAGCTGAGGCGAATTTAAGATCGGCTGAAGCTTCTTTAAAAGTAGCCCGCAAGAGGCGCGCTCGCTATGAGAAAGTCGCCCGCGCAGGAGCTTTGTCTCAGGATCGATTAGAGGAAGCTCAAATCGCTGTCGCACAGCAAGAACAAGCGGTTGAGATCCAAAAAGCCACGATTGAGGCTCAAAAACAAACGATAGAACAGCGACAACAAGCAGTTAGAGCCTCTATTGCCAGACTGCAACGCGCCAAAACGACCCTCAATCCTACTCAGGCAGAAGTCGCGATCGCCTCCGAACGGGTGGCTCAAGAAAAAGCTACGGGCGAAGCCGCCAGCGCTGCCTTGAGGAGAGAACGAGAAGCTCTGCTCCAGCAACGAATTGCCATTCAAAAACAGCTAGAACGGGACGAACGTCAACTCGAACAGATAGAAATCGACCTCAGAAACATGACGATTAGTGCGACAGCAGACGGGATCGTTGCTAGGCTAAATTTACGCAACTCCGGTCAAACCGTGCGTTCTGGGCAGGAAATCGTTCAACTCGTTCCCCAAAATACTCCCTTGGCGATCAAAGCTGCTGTGTCGCCATCTGACATTAGCAGCGTCAAAGTTGGTCAGCAGGTGCAAATGCAGGTCTCTGCCTGCCCCTATCCAGATTACGGCACTCTCCCAGGTACGGTCAGCAAAATTTCCCCCGACACCATCAAATCTTCAGAGGTTAGTGGCAGCAATCCCGCTACCACGGTCAACCAGAGAACCGCTTTCTACAGGGTGATGATTGAGCCTAAAAGCCTGGTTCTTGGAAAAGGCAAAAACAAATGTACCATCCAATTAGGGATGGAGGGTAGAGCGGATATTATTTCTAGAGAAGAACCTTTTCTCCAATTCCTACTGAGGAAAGCAAGACTGCTTGTGGACGTTTAA
- a CDS encoding ATP synthase F0 subunit B produces the protein MFRSDLSSGNSSKDGPLEQINMSKPGRAMDFDLQRELDRLEEIILDSPRVPMSRRTLVDEDRLLNQLDLVRMNLPEAFEKAMEILQQRQEILSEAEEYAQQIIQSAHQRAAQIEDEMAIVQRAQGEAHQIRQQVQQECEALQRQTFAEIEQMRRAAQQEFQEMLKRTQAECAEIQNGADEYADRVLSNIEHQLGEMLQVIRNGRQQLSPNAISQAPSDKRLPGTKRTR, from the coding sequence ATGTTTCGCTCAGATCTATCTTCAGGTAATTCATCTAAAGACGGTCCACTCGAACAGATTAATATGTCTAAGCCCGGTCGTGCTATGGATTTCGATCTTCAACGAGAACTCGACCGACTCGAAGAGATAATTCTTGATAGTCCTCGCGTTCCTATGAGTCGTCGAACGTTGGTAGATGAGGATAGATTGCTAAATCAATTAGATTTGGTGAGAATGAATTTGCCTGAAGCCTTTGAGAAAGCGATGGAAATCCTTCAGCAGAGGCAGGAAATTTTATCGGAAGCAGAAGAGTACGCACAACAGATCATTCAATCGGCTCACCAACGGGCAGCACAAATTGAGGATGAGATGGCAATTGTGCAACGGGCACAAGGGGAAGCCCATCAAATCCGACAGCAAGTTCAGCAAGAGTGCGAAGCCTTGCAACGACAGACTTTTGCTGAAATCGAGCAAATGCGCCGCGCAGCCCAGCAAGAATTTCAGGAAATGTTGAAGCGGACGCAAGCCGAATGTGCGGAGATCCAAAATGGTGCCGACGAATATGCCGATCGCGTCCTGAGTAATATCGAACACCAGCTTGGCGAAATGTTGCAGGTGATTCGCAACGGACGACAGCAGCTATCTCCTAATGCTATCTCCCAAGCTCCCTCGGACAAGAGGCTTCCCGGTACGAAGAGAACGCGATAG
- the coaD gene encoding pantetheine-phosphate adenylyltransferase — MIAIYPGSFDPITLGHLDLIERAGQLFERVIVAVLCNTSKQPMFSVEKRLEQIRHCTQHLPNVEVDSFLGLTVEYAKLRNARVLLRGLRVLSDFEKELQMAHTNKTLRDEIETVFLATAKEYSFLSSSIVKEIAKFGGSVAHLVPENVARDIYQYYS; from the coding sequence GTGATTGCAATTTATCCTGGTAGCTTCGATCCGATTACTTTGGGTCATCTCGATCTCATCGAAAGAGCGGGACAACTATTTGAGAGGGTTATCGTTGCTGTGTTGTGTAATACTAGCAAGCAACCAATGTTTTCAGTAGAGAAACGACTCGAACAAATTCGTCACTGTACTCAACATCTTCCGAATGTAGAAGTTGATAGTTTTCTCGGGCTGACAGTGGAGTATGCTAAATTGCGTAACGCTAGAGTTCTCTTGCGAGGACTGCGAGTGCTTTCCGACTTTGAAAAAGAATTACAGATGGCTCACACCAACAAAACATTGCGAGATGAAATCGAAACGGTGTTTTTAGCAACGGCTAAAGAGTACAGTTTTTTGAGTAGCAGTATTGTTAAAGAAATTGCTAAATTTGGCGGTTCCGTCGCTCACCTAGTTCCAGAGAATGTCGCCAGAGACATTTATCAATATTACTCTTAA
- a CDS encoding HNH endonuclease: protein MGKVLVLNASYEPLNITSWRRAVVLLLKGKAEQLEHNGQQVYANFPLPSVIRLRHYVRVPYKEIPLTRRNILERDRHSCQYCNYKGEQLTLDHVIPRSRGGGDTWENLVTACVRCNVKKGNRTPKEAGMHLRHQPRKPYSSLHFEIVKHTRGNLNQEWQKYVIGGIS from the coding sequence ATGGGCAAGGTTCTGGTGTTAAATGCCTCATACGAACCGCTCAATATCACCAGTTGGCGAAGGGCGGTCGTTTTATTACTCAAAGGCAAAGCAGAGCAGTTAGAACATAACGGTCAACAAGTGTATGCCAACTTTCCGCTTCCTTCTGTCATTCGACTGCGACATTACGTTCGCGTTCCCTACAAAGAAATTCCCCTAACCCGCCGCAATATTCTCGAACGAGATCGTCACAGTTGTCAATACTGTAATTACAAAGGAGAGCAATTAACCCTAGATCATGTGATCCCGCGCTCGCGCGGTGGTGGAGATACCTGGGAAAATTTAGTAACGGCTTGTGTGCGTTGCAATGTCAAAAAAGGCAATCGCACCCCAAAAGAAGCAGGCATGCATCTGAGGCATCAACCGCGAAAACCTTACAGTAGCCTTCACTTTGAAATTGTCAAACACACTAGGGGCAATCTCAATCAAGAGTGGCAAAAATATGTAATAGGAGGAATTAGTTAA
- a CDS encoding photosystem II S4 domain protein, with protein MLPREELLKGVENREEIARIVDKAEQALRTWEVALTDFLSPPVLAEAQQIFGRLTEIEYIAWGGYPQAERQRIGMARSDIPLDLSQIQITALDIAGNFLFDPANHRDFLGAILGTGIVRDKVGDIIVLGERGAQVLVVPEIAEFLETSLVQVRSVPVKTQRIDLSELKVCPPQKKEITTVEASMRLDAIASAGFGMSRSKMADAIAAGEVRVNWKEVTQASYTVKMGDLISVRGKGRLQVNEVDLTKKQRYRVQLTRFI; from the coding sequence ATGCTGCCAAGAGAAGAATTATTAAAAGGGGTCGAGAATCGAGAAGAAATTGCTCGCATCGTCGATAAAGCCGAACAAGCTCTCAGAACCTGGGAAGTGGCTTTAACGGACTTTCTCTCGCCCCCCGTTTTGGCAGAAGCGCAGCAAATTTTTGGACGTTTGACCGAAATCGAGTATATTGCTTGGGGAGGCTATCCGCAGGCAGAACGCCAGCGAATCGGAATGGCGCGATCGGACATTCCACTGGATCTTTCGCAAATTCAAATAACTGCTCTCGATATTGCAGGAAATTTCCTCTTCGATCCCGCCAATCATCGAGATTTTTTAGGCGCGATTTTAGGAACTGGAATCGTCCGCGATAAGGTAGGAGACATTATCGTTTTAGGAGAAAGAGGCGCACAAGTTCTCGTCGTGCCAGAAATAGCAGAATTTTTGGAAACATCTTTAGTGCAAGTGCGTTCCGTGCCCGTCAAGACTCAGCGCATCGATTTGAGCGAACTTAAGGTATGTCCGCCTCAGAAAAAAGAGATAACAACGGTTGAAGCTTCGATGCGACTAGATGCGATCGCTTCGGCAGGATTTGGGATGTCTCGCAGCAAGATGGCAGACGCGATCGCGGCGGGAGAGGTTAGAGTCAATTGGAAAGAGGTGACACAAGCTAGCTATACGGTCAAAATGGGAGACTTAATCTCGGTGCGGGGGAAAGGGCGCTTGCAAGTCAATGAAGTCGATCTCACCAAAAAACAACGCTATCGCGTGCAACTAACCCGTTTTATTTAG
- a CDS encoding cation-transporting P-type ATPase: MTNANIDLLDSVEASSHAITDVLKILSVDRDRGLPASEIERRRQQYGWNRLQQLKRRSNWQIALEQFKSPIVGLLAVAAILSFSFQEWVEGIAILIAILLNAGIGFVTEVKAVNSMESLQRLSRTYAKVRRDGRVQEIPSEEIVLGDIVVFEGGDLVPADLRILEASKLQADESALTGESVPVSKTADTLERDLPLAERTNMLFKGTAITRGTGEGVVVATGMNTELGHISSLTASAKEEITPLEKRLDKLGQNLIWVTAIIVVLVAIAGILGGKDLYLMIVTAVALAVGAVPEGLPIVATVALARGMWRMAKRNALINRLSAVETLGATSIICTDKTGTLTENRMTVTQIVLESGEVQVTGEALEAKGEFTRQGRKIDPLKEKILRSALEVGVLCNNAHLPESSNDNAIGDPMEVALLVAGAKAGIHKEELLSEFPEVREVAFESETKMMATIHKAGDGYHFAVKGASESVLPACTHKLTPEGSQPMSQQDRDYWQERGDRMARDGLRILALAEKTVDNPDAPAYEQLTFLGILGLLDPPRQDAKAAIKECQQAGIRVIMLTGDQPITARQIGLAVGLTSEQEAEARLGKELKNPDELSDQEKLQLRQVPIFARVSPEQKLNLIAIHQQAGAVVAMTGDGVNDAPALKKADIGIAMGKRGTQVAREAADMVLQDDAFSTIVAAIEQGRAIFANIRKFTLYLLSGNTGQIIAVAVASIANLPLPLFPLQILFINAVNDVFPALALGVGEGNPQQMKHPPRPSHEPILTRRHWGAIAGYGIIIAATILGVFIFSLRVLGLEERRAVTISFLTLAFTRLWHVFNMRDSDSRLFRNEITQNRFIWLALLICTGLILIAVYVPFIAQVLLIDPPSLEQWGLILGMSTIPLLIIQIWKLFKNRKFRRIAV; this comes from the coding sequence ATGACTAACGCAAACATAGATTTATTAGATTCCGTAGAAGCTAGTTCCCATGCAATAACAGATGTTCTCAAAATCTTGTCAGTCGATCGCGATCGCGGACTGCCAGCATCCGAAATCGAGAGAAGACGACAGCAATATGGTTGGAATCGCTTGCAGCAGCTAAAGCGTCGCAGTAATTGGCAAATTGCGCTCGAGCAGTTTAAAAGCCCGATCGTTGGCTTGCTAGCAGTAGCGGCAATTCTCTCGTTTTCTTTTCAAGAGTGGGTTGAGGGAATTGCGATTTTGATTGCCATCCTCCTCAATGCCGGTATTGGGTTTGTGACAGAGGTGAAAGCTGTCAATTCGATGGAGTCTTTGCAGCGACTCAGTCGCACTTATGCCAAAGTGCGCAGGGATGGCAGAGTGCAGGAAATCCCCTCTGAAGAAATAGTTCTCGGAGATATCGTTGTCTTTGAAGGCGGCGATTTAGTTCCTGCCGATCTGCGCATCCTAGAAGCTTCTAAATTACAAGCCGATGAATCTGCATTGACAGGCGAATCGGTTCCCGTCAGTAAAACCGCAGACACTTTAGAGAGAGATTTACCCTTGGCAGAACGCACCAACATGTTGTTCAAGGGGACGGCAATTACTAGAGGGACTGGAGAAGGGGTAGTTGTAGCCACGGGAATGAACACGGAGTTGGGTCATATCTCCTCCCTGACAGCCTCAGCAAAAGAAGAAATCACCCCCTTAGAAAAACGGCTGGATAAATTGGGTCAAAACCTGATTTGGGTAACTGCGATTATTGTAGTGTTGGTCGCGATCGCGGGGATTCTCGGCGGCAAAGATTTGTATTTAATGATAGTAACGGCGGTCGCCCTGGCAGTGGGCGCCGTTCCAGAAGGACTGCCAATCGTCGCTACCGTAGCTTTGGCGCGGGGAATGTGGCGCATGGCGAAGCGCAACGCCCTGATCAATCGCCTCTCGGCGGTGGAAACGTTGGGGGCGACGAGCATCATTTGCACCGATAAAACGGGTACTCTCACCGAAAACCGCATGACTGTTACCCAGATTGTCCTCGAATCGGGAGAAGTACAGGTTACTGGAGAAGCCCTTGAAGCGAAAGGAGAGTTTACCCGCCAAGGCAGGAAAATCGATCCGTTAAAAGAGAAGATCTTGCGTTCGGCTTTAGAAGTAGGCGTTCTGTGCAATAACGCTCACTTACCCGAAAGCAGCAACGACAATGCGATCGGCGATCCGATGGAAGTGGCGCTGTTAGTCGCTGGGGCAAAAGCCGGAATTCACAAAGAGGAACTGCTCAGTGAGTTTCCCGAAGTGCGCGAGGTGGCATTTGAGTCGGAGACGAAAATGATGGCGACCATTCACAAAGCTGGAGATGGTTATCACTTTGCCGTCAAAGGTGCCTCGGAGTCCGTCCTTCCCGCCTGCACCCACAAGCTAACGCCAGAGGGATCCCAACCGATGAGCCAACAAGACCGCGACTACTGGCAAGAACGAGGCGATCGCATGGCGCGAGATGGGTTGCGGATTCTGGCTTTGGCAGAGAAAACCGTCGATAATCCCGATGCCCCTGCTTACGAGCAACTGACATTCCTCGGCATTTTGGGACTCCTAGATCCCCCGCGACAGGATGCCAAAGCTGCGATTAAAGAATGTCAGCAAGCGGGAATTCGAGTAATTATGCTGACGGGAGACCAACCGATCACCGCTCGACAGATTGGATTAGCGGTAGGTTTGACCAGCGAGCAAGAAGCAGAAGCGAGACTGGGCAAAGAATTGAAAAATCCAGACGAGTTATCCGACCAAGAAAAACTTCAACTTCGACAAGTTCCGATTTTTGCCCGCGTCAGTCCCGAACAAAAGCTCAACTTGATTGCCATTCACCAACAAGCAGGTGCGGTAGTTGCCATGACGGGAGATGGGGTTAACGATGCTCCAGCTTTGAAAAAAGCAGACATCGGCATTGCCATGGGCAAGCGCGGTACACAAGTAGCCCGCGAAGCAGCAGATATGGTGCTTCAGGACGATGCCTTCTCCACCATCGTTGCCGCGATCGAACAGGGACGGGCAATTTTTGCCAACATCCGCAAGTTTACCCTCTATTTGCTTTCTGGCAATACCGGACAAATTATTGCCGTAGCCGTAGCTTCTATCGCTAACCTGCCTTTACCTTTATTTCCCTTGCAAATTCTTTTTATCAATGCGGTTAACGATGTTTTCCCTGCCCTAGCCTTGGGAGTTGGAGAGGGTAATCCCCAACAAATGAAGCATCCTCCTCGTCCCAGTCACGAGCCAATTTTAACTCGCCGTCACTGGGGCGCGATCGCGGGTTACGGAATTATTATCGCTGCTACCATTCTCGGCGTATTTATTTTCTCTCTTAGGGTGTTGGGTTTGGAGGAACGCAGGGCGGTTACGATCTCATTCCTTACCCTAGCTTTTACAAGACTTTGGCACGTCTTCAATATGCGCGATAGCGACTCTCGTTTGTTCCGCAATGAGATAACTCAAAATCGCTTTATTTGGTTAGCGCTACTGATTTGTACGGGACTGATTCTCATAGCTGTCTATGTTCCCTTCATAGCACAAGTACTACTAATCGATCCTCCCAGTTTAGAGCAATGGGGATTAATTTTGGGAATGAGTACAATTCCATTATTAATTATTCAAATCTGGAAACTTTTTAAGAATAGAAAGTTTAGAAGAATCGCGGTTTAA